Part of the Camelus bactrianus isolate YW-2024 breed Bactrian camel chromosome 6, ASM4877302v1, whole genome shotgun sequence genome, TTCTTTGGACATTATCACGATCAATGCATTTCCTGGGCATAAACATGGGTTTACCAGGCCAGGGTCACCAGATTAAATATAAGCCACTGGCTAATTTTGCCTTcataaaaaccaacaaataatttttttagtgcAAATATGTCCCAAGAATCGCACAGAACATActtatagtaaaaaaaattatttgttgtttatccaaaatgcaatttttaaaaaatttgctaaaTATAGCCCCCAACCTCTGACCCCACATTCAAAGTCCAATTTCAATAATCAAAAGTCTGATTTCAGATATGTGAGTGGTTCCAAGAGTGGCCGAGGCACTAAATGGGAGGCCTCATGGGTAACATATATAGAggccaaataaaaacaaaaacaaaaagactgaaaGGAAGAATAACTTTGAACTTCCCTTTTGAGTAAGTGAGGcctcaaattttatttaatgttaaataaaatacgaGTGTTAGTAGATCTTAATCACACAAGAAGAGTGTGGTGTCCTGCATGACTAGACACGAGGCCTACAAGCTGAATGCTCTTGGCTTCACACCCCTCACCTTGTGGATGTCAAGTTAACTACCAATCCTATAGCTCATCCTCCAACTCAGCGCTCATGTCTGTTCCCGAGGTAATCAGCTTAAGGGAAACCAGACCGTAAACTGGAACTTCCTGACTGAGAGGCAGAGGAATAAATACGGTCCAAGCACAACCGGCACACGGCATAAAAAGTAAATGCAGGGTAAAATTACCCTCTTCAGAAGGCAATATTGTTCTAACAATGacacaggggtgcaggggctcatattttttaaaaatttcagcttCACTGAGATACAATTAATTATATACCTTAcacataaaattgtaagatatttaaagtgtacatcatgGTGATCTGATACATGTATACACTGCAAAAGGGATTCCCCCCATCACCCATCTAGTTAATTAGGGGCTAACCAGGAGTGAGTGACATGATTGActttggctgctgtgttgagaacagGCTGTAGAAGGTGAGGGTAGAACCAAAGTGGCCCCATAGGAGGCTTTTGAGTAACTCAGGTGATAGAAATAATAGGAACTTGGTGGAAACAGTGGAAATGGTGGGAAACAGTTATTATTCTAGATATAGTCTCAAAGTAGAACCAGGGAGATTGCTGAGGGACTACTGTGGGGTATGACAGAAAAAAGAGAATCGGGGTGACCCCAGGGTGTTTAATGTGAGCAGCTGGAAGAGTGAAGTTGCTATTAACTGAGATGGGGGAGACTAAGGGAAAAGTAGGTTTGGAAAAGGAAAACCAAGAGTCTGTTTCCTTGAGATTGTTGCCCACTTCAAGACTCTTACATCTTTTCTAaaaccaaggcaacagaaattgAGAAGCTGATCCTAAATTTCTTAGGGAAAttcaagggacccagaatagctagaacaatgctgaaaaaaaaaaaaaaaaaagtgggaggactcacacttcccaatttcaaaccTTACCACATACAGAATAAAGGGAATGTGATACTAGCATAAagatagacatacagatcaattgAGTGGAACTCAGAGTCTAGAAACAAACCCTTACATTGACAGTTTATATTCAACAGAGGCATTAACACTATTCAAAGGGGGAAAATAAtcttctcaacaaatggtgctggaagaACTGAATATTCATATGCAAAAGGATTAAGTTAGACCCCTaactcacaccatatacaaacatTAACTGGAAGTGAGTCAAAGATTGAAATGTAAaagctaaagctataaaactcttaaaacatAGGCAATaatcttcatgactttggatTTAGCAAAGCTTTcttagatttgacaccaaaagcacagcaacagaagaaaaaataaactatacctcatcaaaattaaaaatcaaggcAGGCCATGgaaatgaagggagggagggagggagggaggaagaaagaataaaggaaaggaagaaaggaggaatgaaaacataaaacatagAAGAGAATGCTCATCAGTCAAGCTTTTTCAGGATTACATTAacctttcttcatttctaactATCTgcagaaattctgttttccaaattgcGTTTTCCTCCTAAAGCAAGTCTCTAAGaaggctaaaataaataaatacagaaataaacacagaaataaataaaaggaacagGAACAGTGGAGCACCAACCAATTAAATCAGCAATAATCACAGAAAATGTATATGCCATAACACAACTCCCCCTTCCAACATCTGACTCAACCAAAAAGTGAGAATCCATCTTGTAGGAAAAAACAGCTGTTAGCCCATAGAGGTAAGAAAGAGGACCCCATGGCAGAAGATTCTGAAGCCATGTGGCCTCAGTAGCCAGCAGGAGCCAAAATGCTGGGGAGGCAAAATCAAGGACTCAAAAGATTTTCTTCATCTCAGGCCTGGCTTTGCTTATTCGGTGATCTACTGGGACAGAGACAAAGCTTTGTCAAGTTAGCGAAACCTGTCATCACATCGGCCCTACCACCAGTCAAGACCGGAGGGCCTGGCTGCTAGGTAGAGTTTTCCATCTGACTGCCAGGGAAAGGGAGAATCCTCTCTCACTCAGGCAGCCTGCCATCCAGACCCTTATCAACAAAGGTGTAAAGACGTTAAATCATTCAACTGACATCAGTGGGAGAGAGTAAGAAACTAGGCGGGCAGTGCAGAAGGTCTGGGACCTTCTCTCCTGCCAGAGAAGTTTCCTTCCTCCCACCGCGCGATGGGGACCCTCGCACCTGGAGGCTGCCAGGAGGTGACCTCAGCCCCGTCCCAACCTCGGACGCCACCTAATCAACACTTCGCCTAAGCTGACCCCCAGCATCCGCGATTGTCACCGCAGGGTCTTTGCTGAGGTCCTAGGCGAAGCAACGCAGCTTTTCTCGGAGGCTCACTCAGAGTGGGAGAGGAGCCTCAGCCTCTATCCGCAGCGCCAGGACCAGCCCCTCTGCCCGCCGCTACCTCGCTCTACCCTCCGGAGAGACTGGCACTTGCCAGGCGCCGGTGGCCTGAGCGCGCCTCCCGAGCCGCCCGCAGCCGCCGCCTCACCTGGTTCCGCCCGCGGTCCCACGCCGCTCTGTCCCCGCGCGCGCCGCGTCCACCCGCTGCCGGCCTTTTTTGGGTCCTTGGGGGGTATTTTCCGTCTGGTCTCACATCACTTCCCGTAAAGGAGAGCGAGGTGGGGGCGGGAcctcctctccaccctccacctcccGCTTCCTCCTGTCACCTCGGGGAGCACACCCGCCCTCCTCGGGCGCCGTCCCCACTCCCGCCGCACCTGGCGAGTGGTCCACTAGGGACCCTCGCAAAGGCCCCGCTTGCCTCATTTGGCCCAAGCCTGTCTCCGCTGCCCTTTCCTAGAAGGCGCAAAACAGTAGGGCGTTGTTTTCGTTTAGAGACTGAAGGGTGGCATTTACAAACTGCTCAGGGATCCATGCACTGCAAGGTATGGTTTGATGTCTCTTGCCAAATCTCCTCCCCAAAAGCCATTTTCTAAAGGTGTTTTCCCGGGCATAAGGTCGGTGTCTCCACCTTGTAGCCAGAGATGCTGAGCAGCTTTAAATTTGATCCCACCTGGGATTCCTgaggctctggggaaggaggtgggtggTTAGGGTTGGGAGGGTTCTGCTCGCGGTGCCCGCTTTGGTCCAGGGACCGCACCCGTGCAGGGCGTCCGGCTCTGCCACTGGCCGTCCGGACCCGCCAGCTCCTCACTCAGGAGGCTTGGGCCTAGCCTTCTCCGAATGAAGGAAAGCTCTGGGATTCTTGAaaatgatgggggtggggggggatggCGGGCAGAGGCAGGGGTAGTAAAATTTCGGCaggaaaaaatgaatacatttctggaaggaaatgacaaagggaggaagggaaggtctCTGCTCGTAGGGTCTAGTTCAGATTATAAAGCCGCTCTAAATTAAATTTCCAAGAATTAGCgcaattagttaaaaaaaaaaaaaaaggcaagcgGTAGTACCTTTAAGACTAGCCCCTGTAAGGAGAAATCTTCTAGCCTTTGCTGCCCTCCAGAGGCTTCTCTCAGCGCCAACGGTTTTGGGTGGGCCTGCTTGCTTGAACCTGTGGCCCTGAAGCAGAGGCAGCCAAATTCCTCCTCCAGTGGCCTAGGGGTCTGAACAGTGGCTTTTGGGCCTGCCCCCGTGGCTCTCAGGCAAAGCACTTCTTTCAACCAAATAATTCCACTTCTTAAGCAAAACAAAGTGACTGGAAGCCCTAGTCCAGCTTCTCTTACCATCTGTTCCTTCCCACTAATTCTACCTCGACTTGCATCACAAATTCCAGCTCTCAGGCCGACCTGCCCCATTCCATCATCCTTTCAGTCTGTAACTAATCAGAGTTTGCATTACAGTACAATTAGCTTCTCAGATTATTTACAAAATCACATATAGGATGAACTATATGAAATTGCCAAATTTTACTAGACATTCAATCTGGTAGTTCCAGGCAACTATAGCACAGTGATCTCAGAGTTAGGGATAACAGATTTCACCGTCGGGTAATGGTTTCCAGGGATGTTCCCCAGGTAAGAGAAGGGCCATCAAACTGTTGTTGATGGAGATTAAGACAGGAAAAGTAGTCCCACGTTTATGTGTAGAGGAAGTCTTGGGAGTCACCGATCAGCTAAGATTTGAGGGGGCCAACAATGCAGCAACTGCTAATGGCTCTCCCTTCAGTCTTCCCACTCCTGCAGCCAGGCAGGGCTGTCACCAGTTTTCCAGGGAGGAGATCAGAAAACAGACAGCAGTGCTGTGGTCTATTCATCACccactcattcatttcattcagtGAGTCAAGCACTGTGATAAGTACTGGAGATGCAACAGTGAACAAGGTAAACTGGTTCCTACGTTCAGGGATCCTGCCCTCAGAGACACCAAGTTAACTCCAATGCAGTGAGATGAGATCCTTGATATGGGAAGTTAGAGTGTAACTGGAAGACAGAGAAGTGACACCAAGTCAAGACTTCTAGAGAAAGAGATTTATAAATTAAGGATAGATAAGGGGAAGAaggtgagagagaagagaattctaGGAAAAGAGAGCAAAGGAATGGCCTGGAGGTAAAAGAGAGAATGAGATATTGGAGCAACTGAAAGAAGTTTAGAAAAGCTGAAAAACTGAGTGTAAGGAAACAATCAAAGAAACTGGAGAAATAAGCAGAGGCTGGATTATGATGAACCCTGgaatgattataataataatagctaacatttattgaccaTGTACTATGATGACTCAGTTAATATGCTAGAACTTTACATTTATCACCTCATCTACTTTTCACAATTGCCCTATTGAAATAAGCACTATTCTGTCCCCAtaatacaaatgaggaaactgagtcttaagGTGACTAAGCAACCTGACCAAGATCATATAGCTAATAGGAGGCACAGCCAGGACTAGAACTTAGAACTCATTTTCTTAATGGCTATAAGGCTAAGGATGGGTTGGGGAGGCCACTTAGCATGTTGAAATCCAAGTGAGGGATAATAGTTAAGGCAGCGACCATGACCGTGAGGATGAAGATGAACGGACAGATGTGAGATATTTGGGGGAGTGTATCAGAAAGACTTGGTTGcagtgggtgagggagaggaaggaatccACGGAGATACCCGGGTTTCTGGTTTGAGCAACTAGGAACCTCTgagcaaaaagaagaaagcaacagGGAGGGAGAGTGAAGTAGGCCATAATGAACAAGTTTAGGACATTTGATCGTAACTCACTGAATAAATAATAGGAATCTGTGAATCATACTGACATATCCTTTCTGCAGTATTCCTACCAAAAATGTACAACCTCAACCTATCTAATCATGAGGAAGCCTTAAATAAACCCAGATTAAGGGATATTTTACAAAACAACAGAccaatattcttaaaatatgtcaaggtcatgaaagacaatgACTGAAGAACCAGAATAAATGAAACCAAAGAAACATCCCAACTAAACTCAAATGTGATCCTGAATTAGTTTccagaccagaaaaaaaattggtcTTGCTCTAAAGGACTTTAATGGGACTTGGTAGAATTTGGATGAAATCTGAGATTAGATAATAATATCCTATCAGTCTTCACTTCCTGATCTTGATTATTATATagtaattataaatgaaaatatccttGTTTTTGAAATTgcacactgaaatatttatgggTAAAAGGAAATCATGTGGACAACTTATTCTATTCCCAAAGGATTCAGAGAAACAAcagtgtgtgtatacacatacatatatatgaaaagagAAAGATTAAAGCAATTGTGgttaaatgttaacatttatagGATCTGTATAACAAGGATGTGGaaattctttgtacttttttacACTTGATCTTTAAGtctgaaactatttcaaaataatagttaaaaaaactttaaaaattctcttcagaAAATCCCATAGGATCAAATCTAGTGGGCCCCTCAAGAATCTATCATTGCCTTGGCTTTCCCCTTTAACTCCCTTACTCTCCCtaccctgccctcctgcccttggGACTAACATGGATCTGTGATGTGGCCTCAGAACCACTGACTGTGTTACCTGGGAAGGAAGGCTCTGATGATACTCCTTTCACTGATGCACTGGTGAGGAGGCCACGGACATCTCTGAAAAGCTCAGCGGCGCTGTCCTGTATGAGCTGAGACTGACAGAAGACGCTGCTGCAACAGGGCTCTGGAGTAACAATGAGAAGTAAAAGAACCCCCAAACAGCAAGGAACAGATGGCAGCCCATGTAACTACTATCATGGGCAGCCAGGCTGGAGTGCAGCCAGGGTGTCTTGACCCACAGGGATGTGTGGTGACGCCTAACAGGTCATGGTGTTCTCAAGGAAAAGACAGactgggtgtttttgttttggggagagaaggggagttTCTTGactcaaatatgtatttttaaaaggaaatcaaGACCTAGTGAGTAGAAGGCTGTCTGTCTCCACAGGAGGAATCATGGCCTTTCACCAGTTTCCTGCTTTAAGTCATCACATAGACTCAGATCCAATGATTGAAGAAGCTCTATTTCCCTGAGGAAGGATTCCTCAGTGCCACAAGAATATACCATAAACTTTCCTCTGCTCCTACCAAAGACTCAAGGCCTTTAACTAGGATAAATGTGCACTGGGGAAAGAGGAATTCAGACTTTGATGACTGCTGGATGCATGATCTTAGCTAAGACTGGTATAAGGAGGCTGTCAATGCTACCACAGTCCCTCAGTTTAGAGTGGGGTTCGTGGGGTAAGATAAATGTAGGTGTAGCTAAGCTTTGTTTTACAGGACCCACTCTGTGTTCTTCCCCAAGCCCAGGCCCGCAGGTAGGATACACATATAGTCAGTGGCTAGCAGAGACCTCACATTGACCTCACAGGAAGAGTCCTGCCTGAGCCGGCTCAGACTGCTATAGAAAAACACCATTAAATGAGTGGTTTAAGTGACaggtatttctcacagttctgaaggctgaggTGCCCACAATCAAGCTGCTGGCAGATTCACCGTGTGAGGAGAAAGCCTTCTTCCTGatttgcagacagccaccttcttgctgtatcctcacatgggcgagaaagagagagagagagagagagagagagcatctTTCTTGTACCTTTTCttaaaagggcactaatcccactgacaagagctccaccctcatgacctaattatctcccaaatgtCCTACCTCCAAATACCCTCACACTGGGGAGTAGGGTTTCAGCATAGGAACGAGGGGAAGCATTCAGTCCATACCAAATCCTTATGGTAGAAAGTACCAACTGAAACCTCACTGGCTAAAACAGTAAATTAGAAGCGATTCATGCAAAGAATTGTGGACATTAATGCCACCTTCAAAGATTTGAAGGATACAGGAGTGAGGTATCTCTATATTGCCATTCAAGTCACCTTTCTGGGCTGTGAAAAAACTAAACAGAGAAAGTTCTAGAGGCAGATGGTGACGGAGGTTACACAACGTGACTACACTTAATGCCATTGaaatgtaaacttaaaaatggttaaatagTAAATTTTCTGTTACATATATTCTACACTGCTCCCCAACCGCTCCCCCTCACCCGCCACCAACACTCACATACTAGATGGATAATGGCAGAAAGCAACAGACTACCTCAACTGCAGTTGCTGTTCTAGAtgcagtaccttttttttttctgacagttttattgagatataatctcACACAATCaagttcacccttttaaagtgtacaatccagtgtttttaaatatattcacaaagCTGTCACTGATCACCACTAtctagtttcaaaacattttcatcacccaaaaaacTGCCCCTATATGCACTAGCAGTCTCTCCCTATCCCTTCTTCCCCTtagtccctggaaaccactaatctgctttgtCTCTCTGCATTTACCTATTCTGGGCACATCATGATTAGAATCACACAGTACATGGCCTCTTATATGCAGCTTCTTTCATGTTGTCAGCTTATTCGtgttgtagcatgcatcagtATCTCATCcttgttatggctgagtaatactccttGTGTGGATATACTACcaccagtttatccattcactggctgatacatttgggttatttccactttttggctattacaataatgttgctatgaacattcatgtacaaaattttgtgtggacatgttttcactACTCTGGAATATATGCCTtaaagcagaattgctgggtcatatggtaacactatgtttatctttttgaggaacttccaaacTTTCACAGCAGCTGCACTATTGTAccttctcaccagcagtgtacgagggtttcaacttcacatccttgtcaacacttattATTTCCCCTCTTTTTGATTGGAGTCATCCTAGTGTATGTGAAGTAGTATCTCCTGAGGCTTTAATTTGAACAGCTGTAATacctttactggaaaaaaaaaatcaacttatcCTCTGGCACTTGCTAAGTGACTACCAAACTGACAATTGCATCCTTCTCAAAAAGAAGATCAAGAGCAGTTCAAGTAGGATTATCATTCCTTGAATAACAAGATAATGTAGTCTTACCCATGGTCATGTGACCTGACCATGCATCCTGTAGGAAGAGTCTGTTCCTGCCCTCACCTTTGGGCAGGGACCATATGATATGCTCTAAATCAACAGCATGAGACATTTGCCACAAGTGAGCAGAAGCTTACAATTCCATGTTTCCTCTCAGCCTCAATCTCTCTCAATCCTAACCTGTGTCATATCCCAGAGGGGCTGCTCTTTGAGCCTGGGTCCCACAATGAGAAGACACACAGTACAGAACCCTAGTTTTCTGGTAGCCAGGCAAAGCCAAGCCTGTCCAGAGCAGATACTTCGTACGTGAATtagatttatatacatacatatttttaatgtgcATAGAAGAAAAATGGGCTCAAAATTTCATATTAAACTGTTAAAGGTGCTGATTAAATCAATGTGTGCCAAACAATGGTAATtttcactttgttcttttctgaattgtttgggttttttaataAGCATGTACTACtttgtaatttttccttcaattttttttttctttaaagttaccTATGTTGGTCTCCACTCAACACAGATAGATTAAgttataatgaaattattttcaaaaaaataacaaaatgagttGATTTAAAGGATTTTacacatatgtattatatttatacctctcattgaaaatataaattaaagtaGTATGTTTTCAGCAATTTTCCAGAAAACCTTTTACCTACGTGAACAGCTTCATAGTAAGTCAACTCCTCCCTGACCACCGTTATTAGTGGGTTAAGCCAATTAAGCTGTGTCGCTTTCACCACTCTATGTGACACCATCTACCTTCTCTGAAACGTCAGTTTGATATGAGCCACCCGAATTTTCAATTTACTCCCCCATTCTGCCTGGGAAGAGAAGGGCTAGAACTGAAAGACTGCTGAACTACATTAAACCAGGCTAACTGAAGGCTGAATGAGGGCTGTTCTGCCTGAGGTAGTTAACTTGGTTCACTTCATCTATACACACTATTGTGTATATAGTgtggtatataatatatattgtgtgtatatagtgtggtatatatataaatgccaCTCCCAGCTATTTTATAAATACAGTCTATACTGCCAATGTATAGGCTGCATTCCCAGAAAAATAAGCCTccactagaaaataaaatatccctTAAGACACTCCTTTTTGCTTAAAAGGAAATTACTAATCTGTCCTGGTGAGAAGACATAAAATGGCaaaagcacagtaaacactgACAGTGctagttttaaaaagcatttaaaatcattatgtattatttattaatatttaaaactatttgaCAAGTTTTTACTAGCTTATAGTCAAAGCATAATTTCAATGGAACTTTAAGCAATTACAGATCAACTCCATGtagtattaatttttcttctcttctgagtCTTGTGCCAAtttcaacttttcttttaattccttctgaTCTCTGGAATACTGTTCAAACATGGGTTGATAAATATATAATCCTCCAGCAATTCCAAGGATGCTAGCAAAAAGCAGTTGTGGAAAAGTCAATCTCCCAAACATTTTTTCAACAAACACCGCACCGTGCAAGGGTGGTTTTGAAAAAACACTCCACGCTCAGGAAATCTCTTCAGATCTGTATAGGTACAAAATGGGAAGCAAAGCAATAACTCAGCACAATATCCTTTTTAAAGACTTCATGTCACTACTTTGCTCCTGCATGAACAGTACTTTTGTTGTAATATGTAAGTATTGCTTATTAACATAACTAAAACAGGAATATAAATTCACAGGGAATATGAGAAATGATGGTTAAAGAATGGTTTAAGACAAATCTAAATGATAGTGTTTTCAGTCGTGTTAAATGCATAGTTTTTTAAGTGGCAAAACTGTGAGAGAGGGAAGAAACATACTCTTTATGCCTTTAAAGGCATACCAAAGCTATAAACAGAAACAGCccctcaaaaaattgaaagttgCCAATCCAATCTGGAAGTAGAACAAAGAGAATTGTTACTTTTCATTAATAGCCCTTCTTTACTATTTCATGTTTTATGGCAATATGTAGGATTAAAAACAACAATTTCTAAAAACAAGCTGAAAGATTTTTTAGTTCCCTTTGACGTTATAGGTACATATTGACCTCACCCCTAAGTCATGTGCCACCCATTTTGGACAAAAATATAACGGAGACTTGGCTGGTTTTACTTTTAAGAACTGAGTAGGTAAGACTCTAGCAGCACTTCTCGGAAAACTATACTTCTTGCTATAGTCTATAGTCTCTAAGAAGTCCTATAGTTTCAGGAGACACTAGGTAGATGTTTATGAATGAAGAAAGCAGAGCGAAGAAACtacatgggttttttttaaaatttttattataacagTATCTCAAAGCCTCCTAAACCAGCCTCCGAGGTCACAAAAAATCAATAGTGGCAGAACTGGTACTAAAAACTTGCTTGCCCTTAATATATTGTCAAAATTGTAATTTAAACTAATCTGGGAAAGAAAAAGCCTGTTTTCTCCTGGACTTTACATTAACAAGTGACAAC contains:
- the PIGBOS1 gene encoding protein PIGBOS1 — encoded protein: MFGRLTFPQLLFASILGIAGGLYIYQPMFEQYSRDQKELKEKLKLAQDSEEKKN